Genomic segment of Mytilus edulis chromosome 12, xbMytEdul2.2, whole genome shotgun sequence:
TTATTCCAATAGACATGTTTTCAAACCAACGCACAGCTCATGCTATTGAAAACGTTATTGATAGACTACAAAATTCTCATGTCATTCAATCTGAAATTGATGAAATATACTCCGAATTTGTTGATTTAGTGCAAAGTGAGATGAATGAAAAACTAAACTATAAAGTAACTAGTAAAAAATCTAGCAGGAAAAATGGTCGtcgaaaacaaaaacattggTGGAACAATGAACTTTCTGATCTATGGCAACAggtgaaaaataatgaaaacttgTATTTACAGTGTAAAGGCACCAAATGCAAACAAGAACAGAACAGTCTTAGGAAAAATTTTAAAGAGAGCCGAAAAGACTTTGATAAAAAAGCACGTCAAGCCGAACGACAGTACAATGCtaaacaaagagacaaaataacCAGCTTAAAAACAAATGATCCAAAAACTTTTTGGGATGAAATCAATAAACTAGGACCTACTACTACCAAACAGGAAATAGACTGTGTAAACTTAGAAAATGGTAGTGTTTCATATAACCCAGATGACATCTTGAAAAAATGGAAGGAGGCCTTTTCAGGGTTATTTAATGATACAGAATCAAATCAGGTTAGTGATGAATTTCTAGAAAGCACACGTAAACTAATACAGGAATGGGAAGAACAAATGGACAGTTTAAAaccagaaacaaacaatataCAAAATG
This window contains:
- the LOC139498757 gene encoding uncharacterized protein gives rise to the protein MLLSQVYTYFDENPMLIMGDLNGRIGDKQDFNELIDCKGTKCKQEQNSLRKNFKESRKDFDKKARQAERQYNAKQRDKITSLKTNDPKTFWDEINKLGPTTTKQEIDCVNLENGSVSYNPDDILKKWKEAFSGLFNDTESNQKQKMICRICLIPCTAGLKSGS